GCACTGTTTTCTGCTTGCAAGTTTTCTGCTGCATTAGTCATGTAGTGGACTTGTACCTTTTAACCTAAAAACGAATTGTTTAATACGCTGCCATTCAATTATGCATTGTTTTGTATAGAAAACATCAGCATAGTTATGGCAACACTAGCTATTATGCAAAAGTTTGAGCGCTTGCGTCATCAAAGTAGGACAAATTAGGTAAAAAATATAATTAACCTGTCTAAAGCGCTAATCCTCTGGCTTGCGTATCGATTGTTTATATTCATTCAGTAATTGGCATTTCGGGTGGTTGGGGAACTCACGCAAAATAAAATTAGCCGTATTGATTACCTGTTTCCAGCGAGGTTTTTGCGGGATTGACGATGTCGACAGGTATTTATCAAGGGTACGGGTTTTGGCTGTACTGCCATCAAGACTGACACGCCATAAGCCACTGTCTTCAGCGAACTGTACTTTACTTTTTGATGTGGATTCTTCCCAGATCTGAAGACATAGCTGCATAGTGTTGACTAGGCGTTGTAAAAATTCTTCATTGGTAATGGAGTTGTCACTTACGAAAACGGCTTTCTCCATCGTCAATGCTTTCAAGGACCGCAGTTCCGATACATCAACAGCCATACAGATAATAAATTTTTCGCCATTGATATGGAAAGGAGCATTTGACCAGTGGCAGGTGATTTCTTGTCCGGTGATGGTGTAATTTTTATTTTCTATTTGAATCGGTTGCTGAGAATCAAGCACCGAAAGCAAGTTTTGCTGAACCCTTGGTTTGTGCGGCTCTATGACAAGAAAATCAAAAATATTATGGTTAATGGTTTGACTCGCGCGCCAGCCAAAGGTTTTTTCGGCTTGTAGATTCCACTCCATAATTTCGAACTGCTCATTCAAAAGCATGACGGCAATGGGTGATTGGTCAATCATGGTGGAAAGTTGGGTTTGCAGGCGGAAAAAACGCTGAGTCAGATAAGCGCTGGCCAACAGTACGACCAAAGTACCGATTAAGAATGCGAGCAGGTATTGGAGCTCGGTAGTGTAATTATCAATGATGTTCTGTTCTTGATAGATAAACTTGTCCAAGTTGGGGGTCGATTTGAGCAGGCCGATATCTTGATAAACAGAAGCGATATGTTTCCAGCGATAACGGCTCATATGGCCCGGTTCGATCAGGTCGATACGCATCAGTTTTTGCATCGCTTCAGCTTCAAAAGTCAACGCATCACGGCTACGGTCGGTGCTGTAATGGCTCAGAATGTGGTTGATGGTTTCATCAATATGCTGCATCGCATAGCGCCAACCCTCAATAGTGGCTGAACGGAATGCGGTAACGGTTTGCGGGTCTTTATGGGCAAGGTTCTGTGTCGTGAAGAAGTTGTCGCCATAAAAATCGATACCGGCCATGCGTGGGCTAAAGGTCTGGTATTGGATTCCTGAACGTGACATAGCATAGGGTTCTGTGGTGGTGTAGACGGTTTGCGCGTCAACACTGCCATCCATCAAGGAGTTGATCGAGAAGTCGTGCTGAATGTATTGAAAATCATCCGAGTGCAGTCCCGATTGTTGCAACAGTGCATAAATCTCAGAGGAGTTTTCTTCAATCATCAGCTTTTTACCTGCTAAATCGGTAATGACATCAATGTCCGGCCGTTTGAGGGATACCAGGGCCAATGGGGAGTGTTGGAAAATTACGCCGAGGACTAAGATGGGCTGGCCCTTAGCGTACTCTAACAATAATTCGCTGGTACCTATACCAAAATCGGCATAACCTTTGAGTACCTGTTGGATGGGGTTGACTCCAGCTTCAGGAAGCTTGAATTTGACATCAAGACCGTGTGCCTTATAAAAGCCCTTGGCTTTTGCCATATAGTAGCCGGCAAATTGGAATTGGTGTTGCCACTTGAGCTGAACCGTCACTGTTTTTTTCGTCTCTTTATTGCCCAAATCAAAACCGGCAATGGCTTGAGAGCTAAACAGCAGCACCAAAACAAAAAGAAGATTTTTCATAAAGTTTATTTTTCTGTATTTATCCAAATAGGCCAGCACTTTTACAAAGCTGAGGGGGCACCGAAGTGATAACCCTGGAAGTATTTCACGCCAAGTTCACTAAAGGCCTTTAATTGCGACTCGTTTTCAACAGTCATGGCAATGACATCAATATCTAAGCTGTCCGCCAGTTCACAGAGGCCGGAGACATAGTCACGGGTCTGTTGATCGTTTTCAATCGCCTTGCTAAAGGCGGCATCCAATTTGACATAGTTAGGATGCAGATCTTGTAAATAGCCCATATTACCTAATCGAGAACCAAAATGATCGATACCGATATTAACGCCTTGTTGTTTGAGTTTATTGACTAGAGGCCATGATTTGCCTTTTAGTTCAGTAATCAAGCGTTCAGGCAGTTCAAACGATAACTGAGGACAAAGCGGTTTGTTATTTTTCAGTTCATTGAGCAATTCAGCCTGGAAGATATTGTCTTCGATAATCGATTTGGATAGGTTGATGGCAAGGTTTTTATCCTGATTCAACTGGAGGTGGTTTAACGCCAGTTTAATTACCATTTGGTCAATTTGCTGGGTACGGTTCAGACGCTCCACCGCGGGCATGAAATAGGCCGCCGAACGGATGCTGCCATCAATGTCCTTAAGACGGATAAAGAGTTCTTGTGAATGTATTTTCCGGCTTGTCGCATAGGCGCTCTGTTGGAATAGCACAAACCGATTTTCGCTGATCGCCTGATCAATCAACGCCAATGCTTGATCACTTTGTTCGGAAGTTTGATTGTTAGTGTTGTAATAATAGGCCTCGTTTTTTCCGGCCTTGTCCGCCTGTTCAATGGCAAAATCCAAATTTGCCAATAAAGGACCTCGGCTCTGCCCGGGTTCAAAATCGGTATAGGCCACAGATAGCCAAGTATCGGCCTTATTGGCCTGAAGATCGCTAAGGATGCCGATAATGCTGACGGCGATATTTTCCGCAGGAGTCTTTAATAAAGTGCCATTTAGACCAGGAATGACAGCGACAAGCTCGGTACCGTTGAGGCGCGCAAAAATGCTGTTTTCATGTTTTAAGTTGATTTGTAGCTGCTGAGCCAGTGCTTTCATTAATTTGTCACCGACCAGATAGCCGAACTGGTCATTTAAATGCTTTAACTCATTGACTCTGACAAGCAGAATGGTACCGGGCTTATTTTCCTCGCTTGGATCTAGCAAACTGTCGATTATCATTTCGAAGTGACGACGGTTGCTGAGCTCTGTAACGCTGTCTTGATAGGCCATTTTTTGCAGTTTTTCGGCGGTATTGGCATCGCGTTCAAATACGGTTTTGAGTTTATTGACCATGGCGTTCATGGCGCCGACTACGCTGCGAAACTCTATAGTTGTCGGCAGGTCCTCCTGGATAAGGTATTCTTTTTTGACAATCGCCTCGGCCTGCTTTTCCATGTCTTTGAGCGGCTTAAGCATGATTTTCAATGCATAGATGACAATTAAAATAGCGAATACCGCTGCGAGTGAAAACCACATCAGAAGGTTGCGTACGGTTTTCCACAGTTCGATATAGGCATAACCTGTATGGCTGGCAATATCTAAGGTTCCGATCGGAATCCAGCCGGTTTGTACCAGAGCTTGTGCGCTAGGCGCTTCCAGTTGAATGGCGTTGATAAACCAATCAGGCACCGCTTCCATACTTTTGGTATTTTCACGTTTATAGAGGGTGATGTTGTCCATGTCGTTGAGGGTGATATGCGCATAATAACCGCGGTCAAATACCGCATTGATCATGGTTTCCATGCTGGAAATGTCGTTCGGGTCGGCCAGGCTGCTAAGGGATAAGCCTAATGACGTTGCCGTGTCTTGCGCGTGAGATTGGAGCTGTTCTTGCAGGAAGTTTTTGGTGTTGTTCATATTGAGCCAAAAAGTCCCCACCAATAGTATGATTACCATCGTGGTTATAAACATAATCATCTGTTTATTTAAGCTCATATCAAAGTCCTTTACGACAAGCGTTTCTTTATTCTATCTCTAGCGTCTATTGATTTAAACGTTTAAGCAATAGATTCCATTTTTTTAATCTTGAGGTTCCACCCGACACCGACTTGCCTCGGCCTCGCTCACGAGCCAACCAAAGGCCGTCACCATTGAAACTGTAGATAGGAACCAGGTCTTTACGTTTGTTGGCTTGTAGGATGCGTGGATTGATATTGTCCAATACAAGCGGTATCGAGCGAGGAGTCTCAAAATAGGTAAGAACCATGTGTGCCTGATTCAGTCGAATGGCTTTAACATAGGTGATATAGAGTTTACTTTCCGGGACGCCTAATGCCTTCAAGGTAAAGTATTTGGCTATGGAATAATCTTCACAGTCACCGCCATCGGTTGCGAGTAATTCAACCGGGGTCGCCCAGTAATCCTTCTGGCGCCAATGCACTATGTCGTCTATAAAGCGCACCTGGTTGAAAAAGTTATTAACGACCTCAAGCTTTTCCTGATCCGTTTTATTCTGATTGTTGTCGACAACCTTTTGCCAGCTTTCCAGTCTTCTGGCCGCCATATCGCCGTATTTTGCCCTGACATCGGATATCTCCTGGGTGCTAACAATCCTTGGGGCCTCGCCTGCGGTAACCCAGACAGCTCCAAAAATGGTTAAAAACGCAAAAATAAATGCGTGGAGGCGAAATTGACTCATCATCCAGTCAGTTTACCCTTAGACAAAATAAAGGCAACCAATTGGTTGCCTTTAATCGAGCGGGTTTGGAGTCTAGCGTTTCAGCATTTGCTCTGGCAAAAAGGTTTGCGCTTCTGTCGGGATTTCGTCAATTTTGATGATTTTCATCTCGATACGGCGATTTTGTTGGCGTCCTTCTGCGGTGTTATTGTCAGCAATAGGCTGCGTCTCGCCTTTACCGTCAATCAAAATGCGGTCTTCAGCAATTTGGAACTCTTTAACCAAAAACTCCTTGGTGCTGTTGGCACGACGCCATGACAGACGTTCATTCAAACCTTGACTTCCTTGCCAGTCAGTATGGCCGGTGATCAGTAGAGCTTCGCCTTCTTCAAGTTTATTCAAGGCACCTGCATCACTTTTTAGAATGGCTGCCTGGTCGTCGCGGATTGCGTGTTCCCATGAATCGAAAACAATATTGGTCAAAACAATCGCTTTAGGTTCACAGCCATGTTCGTTGACAACAACGCCTTCGGCCGTATTTGGACATAAATCGTCCGCATCCAATACGCCGTCACGATCCGCATCCATAATGATTGTACAACCCACTTCATCCACTGGAGTGCCTTCTGGAGTGCCCGGGCACTGATCTTTTGAATCGACGACGCCATCACGATCTTCATCCGGTTCACAACCGAAGCGATTTACTTTCGCTCCCGGAGCGGTGTCAGGGCATTGATCCAAACGGTTCACGACCTTGTCGGCATCGCTGTCGAGTTCACAGCCGCGTGCGTCGACTTCTGCATTCAAAATGGTGTTGGGGCAGTGGTCAAGCCTGTCGTCAACGCCATCTTCATCAAGGTCTTTATAAGTTGTCACTACGATATCGGCGGTTTGTGGGTCAATGCTTTGCAGTGCTTTGGTCTCTTGACCCGATAGGTTGTAATCGAGCGGGAATGGCTTGCTGTCAGCCGCAAAAGCGGTGTGCGAACTTGCAAGCGTGAAAATAGCCAATAAAAAACCGAATGATTTCATGAGTTCCTCAAATATTCGTAGTTGTTAGGTAAACTTTCATTAAAATCATACACTTTTTTAAATCAAAAAAAGGAAAAAATAGGTAATAAC
Above is a window of Thiomicrorhabdus sediminis DNA encoding:
- a CDS encoding EAL domain-containing protein → MSLNKQMIMFITTMVIILLVGTFWLNMNNTKNFLQEQLQSHAQDTATSLGLSLSSLADPNDISSMETMINAVFDRGYYAHITLNDMDNITLYKRENTKSMEAVPDWFINAIQLEAPSAQALVQTGWIPIGTLDIASHTGYAYIELWKTVRNLLMWFSLAAVFAILIVIYALKIMLKPLKDMEKQAEAIVKKEYLIQEDLPTTIEFRSVVGAMNAMVNKLKTVFERDANTAEKLQKMAYQDSVTELSNRRHFEMIIDSLLDPSEENKPGTILLVRVNELKHLNDQFGYLVGDKLMKALAQQLQINLKHENSIFARLNGTELVAVIPGLNGTLLKTPAENIAVSIIGILSDLQANKADTWLSVAYTDFEPGQSRGPLLANLDFAIEQADKAGKNEAYYYNTNNQTSEQSDQALALIDQAISENRFVLFQQSAYATSRKIHSQELFIRLKDIDGSIRSAAYFMPAVERLNRTQQIDQMVIKLALNHLQLNQDKNLAINLSKSIIEDNIFQAELLNELKNNKPLCPQLSFELPERLITELKGKSWPLVNKLKQQGVNIGIDHFGSRLGNMGYLQDLHPNYVKLDAAFSKAIENDQQTRDYVSGLCELADSLDIDVIAMTVENESQLKAFSELGVKYFQGYHFGAPSAL
- a CDS encoding transglutaminase-like cysteine peptidase, which produces MAARRLESWQKVVDNNQNKTDQEKLEVVNNFFNQVRFIDDIVHWRQKDYWATPVELLATDGGDCEDYSIAKYFTLKALGVPESKLYITYVKAIRLNQAHMVLTYFETPRSIPLVLDNINPRILQANKRKDLVPIYSFNGDGLWLARERGRGKSVSGGTSRLKKWNLLLKRLNQ
- a CDS encoding ABC transporter substrate-binding protein, which encodes MKNLLFVLVLLFSSQAIAGFDLGNKETKKTVTVQLKWQHQFQFAGYYMAKAKGFYKAHGLDVKFKLPEAGVNPIQQVLKGYADFGIGTSELLLEYAKGQPILVLGVIFQHSPLALVSLKRPDIDVITDLAGKKLMIEENSSEIYALLQQSGLHSDDFQYIQHDFSINSLMDGSVDAQTVYTTTEPYAMSRSGIQYQTFSPRMAGIDFYGDNFFTTQNLAHKDPQTVTAFRSATIEGWRYAMQHIDETINHILSHYSTDRSRDALTFEAEAMQKLMRIDLIEPGHMSRYRWKHIASVYQDIGLLKSTPNLDKFIYQEQNIIDNYTTELQYLLAFLIGTLVVLLASAYLTQRFFRLQTQLSTMIDQSPIAVMLLNEQFEIMEWNLQAEKTFGWRASQTINHNIFDFLVIEPHKPRVQQNLLSVLDSQQPIQIENKNYTITGQEITCHWSNAPFHINGEKFIICMAVDVSELRSLKALTMEKAVFVSDNSITNEEFLQRLVNTMQLCLQIWEESTSKSKVQFAEDSGLWRVSLDGSTAKTRTLDKYLSTSSIPQKPRWKQVINTANFILREFPNHPKCQLLNEYKQSIRKPED
- a CDS encoding OmpA family protein; translation: MKSFGFLLAIFTLASSHTAFAADSKPFPLDYNLSGQETKALQSIDPQTADIVVTTYKDLDEDGVDDRLDHCPNTILNAEVDARGCELDSDADKVVNRLDQCPDTAPGAKVNRFGCEPDEDRDGVVDSKDQCPGTPEGTPVDEVGCTIIMDADRDGVLDADDLCPNTAEGVVVNEHGCEPKAIVLTNIVFDSWEHAIRDDQAAILKSDAGALNKLEEGEALLITGHTDWQGSQGLNERLSWRRANSTKEFLVKEFQIAEDRILIDGKGETQPIADNNTAEGRQQNRRIEMKIIKIDEIPTEAQTFLPEQMLKR